In Pseudomonas campi, the sequence CCGTAGGAGCGGGCTCTGCCCGCGAAGCTTTGGCATAAATGCATTCGCGAGCAGAGCTCGCTCCTACAAGTAAACCCAGGAGCCACCGATGGCTTTTACAGATCCCTTTATCCGTCGTCCGGTACTGGCCACCGTGGTCAGCCTGCTGATCATCCTGCTGGGCTTCCAGGCCTTCAGCAAACTGGTGATCCGCCAGTACCCGCAGATGGAAAACGCCCTGATCACGGTGGCCACCGCCTACCCCGGGGCGAATGCCGAGACCATTCAGGGCTACATCACCCAGCCGCTGCAGCAGAGCCTGGCCAGTGCCGAAGGCATCGACTACATGACCTCGTCGAGCCAGCAGAACCTCTCGGTGATTTCCATCTACGCGCGCATCGGCGCCGACAGCGACCGCCTGTTCACCGAGCTGCTGGCCAAGGCCGGCGAGGTGAAGAACCAGCTGCCGCAGGATGCCGAAGACCCGGTGTTGTCCAAGGAAGCAGCCGACTCGACTGCGCTGATGTACGTCAGCTTCTACAGCGAGCAACTGTCCAACCCGCAGATCACCGACTACCTGTCGCGGGTCATCCAGCCCAAGCTGGCGACCCTGCCGGGCATGGCTGAAGCGGAAATCCTCGGCAACCAGGTGTTCGCCATGCGCCTGTGGCTGGACCCGGTGAAGATGGCCGCCTATGGCGTCACCGCCGGCGAGTTCAGCGAGGCCGTGCGCCAGTACAACTTCCTCGCCGCCGCCGGCGAAGTGAAGGGCCAGTACGTGGTCACCAGCATCAATGCCAGCACCGACCTGAAGACCCCGGAAGCCTTCGGCGCCATCCCGCTGAAGACCGTCGGCGACACCCGCGTGCTGGTACGTGACGTGGCCCGGGTGGAAATGGGCGCGGCCAACTACGACTCGATCAGCTCGTTCGACGGCACACCCTCGGTGTACATCGCCATCAAGGGTACGCCCAGCGCCAACCCGCTGGACGTGATCAAGCACGTGCGCGCCCTCCTCCCGGAGCTGGAAGCGCAACTGCCGCCGAACCTGAAAGTCTCCATCGCCTACGACGCCACCCGCTTCATCCAGGCGTCCATCGACGAGGTGGTGATAACCCTGATCGAGGCGGTGCTGATCGTCATCGTCGTGGTCTTCCTGTTCCTCGGCGCGTTCCGCTCGGTGCTGATCCCGGTGATCACCATTCCGCTGTCGATGATCGGCGTGCTGTTCTTCATGCAGCTGATGGGCTACTCGATCAACCTGCTGACCCTGCTGGCCATGGTCCTGGCCATCGGCCTGGTGGTGGACGATGCAATCGTCGTGGTGGAAAATATCCACCGCCATATCGAGGAAGGTAAAACGCCCTTCGACGCGGCCATCGAAGGGGCTCGGGAGATCGCCGTGCCGGTGGTCTCGATGACCATCACCCTGGCGGCGGTGTATGCCCCGATCGGCTTCCTCGAAGGCCTCACCGGGGCGCTGTTCAAGGAGTTCGCCCTGACCCTGGCCGGCGCGGTGATCATCTCCGGCATCGTCGCCCTGACCCTGTCGCCGATGATGTGCGCCAAGCTGCTGCGCCACGAGGAGAACCCCTCGGGCCTGGCGCACAAGCTCGATCAGATCTTCGACAAGCTCAAGCGTCGCTATCAGGACGCCCTGCACGGCACCCTCAACACCCGCCCGGTGGTGCTGGTGTTCGCGCTGATCGTCATGGGCCTGATCCCGGTGCTGCTCAAGTTCAGCCACAGCGAGCTGGCGCCAGAAGAAGACCAGGGCATCGTGTTCCTCTTCGCCAACGCGCCGCAGCCGACCAACCTGAACTACCTGAATGCCTATACCGACGAGTTCGTGGAGATCTTCAAGAGCTTCCCCGAGTACTACTCGTCGTTCCAGATCAACGGCTTCGATGGCGTGCAAGCGGGTATCGGCGGCTTCCTGCTGACCCCCTGGGACGAGCGCGAGCGCACGCAGATGGAGCTGCTACCGGAAGTCCAGGCCAGGCTCAATGCCATCCCCGGCCTGCAGATCTTCGGTTTCAACCTGCCATCGCTGCCGGGCACCGGCCAGGGCCTGCCGTTCCAGTTCGTGATCAACACGCCGAACGACTACGAGTCGCTCTTGCAGGTGGCCGACCGGGTCAAGGCGCGGGCCATGGAGTCGGGCAAGTTCGCCTTCCTCAACGTCGACCTGGCCTTCGACAAGCCGGAAGTGGTGGTCGCTATCGACCGCGAGAAGGCCGCACAGATGGGCGTGTCGATGCAGGACCTGGGGCTGACCCTGGCCACCCTGCTTGGTGAAGGCGAGATCAACCGCTTCACCATCGACGGCCGCAGCTACAAGGTGATCGCCCAGGTCGAGCGCGCCTACCGTGACAATCCGGGCTGGCTGAGCAGCTACTACGTGAAGAGCGAAAGCGGGCAGATGGTGCCGCTGGGTACGCTGATCACGGTCAGCGACCGCGCGCGGCCGACCAAGCTCAAGCAGTTCCAGCAGCTCAATTCGGCGATCATCGAGGGCGTGCCGATCGTCAGCACCGGTGAAGCGGTGGACACCATCGCGCAGATCGCCCGCGAGGAAGCGCCGCGCGGTTACGCCTTCGACTATGCCGGCGCCTCGCGCCAGTATGTGCAGGAAGGCAGCGCACTGTTCGTCACCTTCGCCCTGGCCCTGGCGATCATCTTCCTGGTGCTGGCCGCGCAGTTCGAGAGTTTCCGCGACCCGCTGGTGATCCTGGTGACCGTACCGCTATCGATCTGCGGCGCCCTGCTGCCGATCTTCCTCGGTTTCTCCAGCATGAACATCTACACCCAGGTGGGCCTGGTGACGCTGATCGGCCTGATCAGCAAGCACGGCATCCTGATCGTCGAGTTCGCCAACCAGCTGCGCCGCGACAAGGGCCTCGGTGTGCGCGAAGCGATCGAGGAAGCCGCCTCGATTCGCCTGCGCCCGGTGCTGATGACCACCGCGGCGATGGTCTTCGGCATGGTGCCGCTGATCCTCGCCACCGGCGCCGGGGCGGCCAGCCGCTTCGACATCGGCCTGGTGATCGCCACCGGCATGTCGATCGGCACCCTGTTCACCCTGTTCGTCCTGCCCTGCGTCTACACCCTGCTGGCCAAGCCAGACACCAGGCCGGCCGCAGCAGCAGTGCCGTCACACTGAGTGGCACGCCCAAGAAAAAGCCCCGCATTGCGGGGCTTTTTTCATTCGGCGGCGGCTCAGTTGCTGGCGTTCAGGTTCTGCGACAGGCCGAACATCACCAGCAACAGGTCACTGTCGGGCCGGACTTGCGGCGTCAGCGCCTTGCTGCGGGCAACCGCCGGCTGCGGGCAATAACTCAGGGAACTGTTCTGGGCATCCAGCACCACGGGTTCGGGCTCCTGCCACGCGGCGGCGGCCAGGGCGGTTACGCCGAGGGCACCAACGAGGAAAAGACCTCGAGCAATTTCTAATTTCATCGCTGCAACCCCTTGAAAGTGCTGCCTAACACTTAGTGGAAACCTTAGAGCATCAAACCGTTTCCGTGGTCTTGGCAGACAAGCGGTCAACCCACTACCGCAAAGGTCCTTGGTAGCGGGGAGGCAGACTAGAGGGACAACTGTGAAAAAATCGTTATACCTGCCAGTGGCTACTGCACGCTCCATCGCGTGGCACAACCCGAACACGCGCTAACTCAACCGCTAAATACCCTTGATAGAGCTACCAAAAACTTGCTGGTAGCCATGCAGCACCTGCTTCCATTCGACATCACTCCACGGCGAATGGCGCCTGAGTTGCCGCATATCATGCCGAGCAGCGCTTTTGCACGTCAGCCGCCGGCGGCTTTTCTCCAGGTCCAGCAGGGCCACGTCCAGCGCATCACCCTGCACCCGCACGAATACATGCTTGGCGTACAGGCAGCCATGCTGCCAACGGCCAAGGTGCATACGCGCCAGCGTGGCACCTATCTGTTGCAACAGCTGCTCATGCTGCTCGGTGCTCAAGCATTCCGGCCCGCCCTGGGCATACCAGCTGTCGATATCGGCGAAGCCCTCCAAGGCCTCGCTGATGAGGATGCCGCGCCAGCCTTCGCCCACCTGATAGTGCGCACCGCAGTAGATCAGGTGCGGCACTCGCACGCCCAGCTTGCTCAAGCCCAGCAGGGCATTGCGCTCACGCAACACGGTCGGCCGGCCGAAGGGGTGCAGAAGGCTACGATAGAGGTGATCGACCTGACGTTTGGCATACAACAGTTCGTCGCTCACGTGACGTAGCCGCTGTACCCCACTTTCACCACCCCGGCGCCGATTGGGGGCCTCGACCCACTCCCCCTGTTGCTGCCACCACTGATCGAACAGACTCGCATCCTTGTCCAACCCGAACACAGCACTCAACATCGTCACCCTCCCCCGAAATCAGATCATAACCTCGTCGCCAAACCGGCCAAGACTGGAGCACCTCGACACACATGGGTTACCGCAGTCACTGCGGGTAACAGACAAGTGCTCAATAACAGCCTGACATGCTTGTCGACAGTCGATCTGAATTTGAGTGCAAGGCGCATACCCGCCTGACCACTACGACAGCTTATTCCCCTACGCCGGAGCACTGAAGCCACGGCCACCAGCGACAGGAGGGGCGCTCAGCAAGCAGCGCCGGTGAGGCTGACCTCGAAGCGACAACCCTGGGGCTCCACACCACTCAGACTGACACTCCAGCCCTGGCTTTCGCAGATCCGCTGGACCAGCGACAGGCCGAGACCGAGACCCTCACCACGCGCCTGACCACCGCGCACGAAAGGCTGGAACATTGCCTCGCGCTCGCTTTCCGGAATGCCCACGCCGCTGTCGACGACGACAAAGCCCTGCTCACCCAGTTGCAACTCGATAGCCCCACGCTCGGTGTAATGCAGCGCATTGCGCAGCAGATTGCCCATGACCGAACGCAGCAAGGGCGCGTTGTAATGCATCAGGGTGCCGCTGCCGCGCTGATAGTGAAATGTCAGGCCCTTGGCCTCGATCGCCGGGCGCCATTGCTCAACCAGGCCATCGGCCACCTCGGTCAGGCTGGCCAGGGGCGTCATACCGGGTTCATCGTTGCGCGAGCGCGCCAGCAGCAGAAAGGTCTGCACCAGATCACGCATTTCCTCGCTGGCGCGGGCAATTCGCTGCACCTGGCCACGGGCTCGCGCGTCCAGGGAAGGGCTTTCCAGCAGCAGCTCGCAGGAGCTGGCCAGCACCATCAGCGGGGTGCGCAGCTCATGGCTGACGTCACTGGTGAACAGCCGCTCACGGGTCAGCGCACGGCGCAGCAGGCCCAGGGTGGTGTCGAAGGAGGCTGCCAGCTGCCCCACCTCGTCGCTGGCATAGTCCGGCGCCAGCGACGGCGCGCGGTCGAGCAGCTGGTCCGGGTGGCGCACCTGGGTCGACAGGCGCACCACCGGTTCGATCACCTTGCGCGCCAGCAGCCAGCCGAGCAGCCCGGACAGCGCCAGGCTGATCAGGAAACCGCCGAATACCACAGCGAACAGCAACTGCTCGCGGTCCTCGAAGCCGCTCTGATCCTGCAGCAACACATAGCGGCGACCATCCACCAGCTGCACGAAGCCATGGTAGGAACGTTCCTCGCGGTACACCTCGTGAAAGCCCGGCGCCAGGCTCTGTAGTTCCTCCGGCAGGGCGAAGTCGCCGTGCCCATCACTGAAGTAGAACAGCTGGCCGGGCTCGGGGTGGTGGCGCCAGTCGTCAATGCTCTCCATCTTCAGGAAACGCTCGAGGTCGCCGCCCAGCTCGTTAGAGATCAGCCGCTCCTCGACTTGGTGCACGGTCTCGACGATGCCGATGGCAAAGGTGCCACCCACCAGCAAGGTCATCAGCATGAAGGCGATGACGATACGCCGTGACAGGCTGTGCCTAAACTCCATCGGCCAACTCCGCCAAGCGATAGCCGACCCCGTGCACGGTGTGCAGCAGCGCCTGGTCGAACGGTTTGTCGATGACCTGACGCAACTGGTGCACATGGCTGCGCAGACTGTCGCTGTCCGGGCAATCGTCGCCCCACAGCGCCTCTTCCAGCGCCTCGCGGCGCACCACGTGCGGACTTTTCTGCATCAGCAGGGCGAGCAGCTTGAGGCCCACCGGGTTGAGCTTGAGCGGACGGCCGCTGCGACTGACTTCCAGGGTGTCGAGGTCATAACTCAACTCTCCGACCTGCAGGCTGCGCTTGCCGCCACCCAGGCTGCGGCGCAGCACGGCCTCGATGCGCGCGGCCAGCTCGGAGAGGGCAAAGGGCTTGACCAGGTAGTCGTCGGCCCCGGCCTTGAAGCCCTTGAGACGGTCGTCCAGCTGGTCACGGGCGGTCAGCATGATCACCGGGGTATCGCGCCGTGCCTCCTCGCGCAGGCGCTGGCACAGGGTGTAGCCGTCGATGCCGGGCAGCATGATGTCCAGCACGATCAGGTCGTAATGTTCGCTGGCGGCCAGGTGCAGACCGGACAGGCCATCCTGGGCGCAGTCCACCGTGTAACCCTTGATCCCCAGGTAGTCGGCCATGTTGGCCAGGATGTCGCGGTTGTCCTCGACCAGGAGGATGCGCATATCGAATTCCCTCACCGGCGCGATGGCGCCGCAGTGGCGCAAAGATACCGCGAACATCCAGGCAACACGGTCGCTTTGACGGTTTTTTCACGACGCCCGGCTAAGAACCTGTTTACGATCTTTTGGACTAGAGCCAGACAAGGCAAAAACAGCCGAGGAAGCGGAGTTTACAGCTGTAAATGAGCATTCCGAGGCTGTTTTTAACGCCGTATGGCCGACGGCCAGGAGGTCGTAAACAGGTTCTTATCGCGCCCATAAAAAAGCCCCGCACTAGGCGGGGCTCTTTATGCAGCGAGGGCCGGTCGGCTTACATCATGCCGCCCATGCCACCCATGCCACCCATGTCCGGCATGGCCGGAGCAGCCTTGTCGTCGACGATGTCGGCGATCATGGCTTCGGTGGTGATCATCAGGCTGCCGATGGAAGCGGCGGCCTGCAGGGCGGAACGGGTGACTTTGGCCGGATCGAGAATACCCATCTCGATCATGTCGCCGTAGGTGTCGGACGCGGCGTTGAAGCCGTAGTTACCCGAACCCTGCTTGACCTTGTCGACCACTACGCTCGGCTCGCCGCCGGCGTTGGCCACGATCTGACGCAGCGGCGCTTCAACAGCGCGACGCAGCAGGGCGATACCGACGTTCTGGTCGTCGTTGTCGCCTTTCAGCTCGTCGATGGCCTGCAGGGCGCGCACCAGGGCAACACCACCGCCAGGTACCACGCCTTCTTCGACGGCTGCGCGGGTGGCGTGCAGGGCGTCTTCAACGCGGGCTTTCTTCTCTTTCATTTCCACTTCGGTACCGGCACCGACCTTGATCACGGCAACACCGCCAGCCAGTTTGGCCAGACGCTCTTGCAGCTTCTCTTTGTCGTAGTCGGAAGTGGTGTCTTCGACCTGCTTGCGGATCTGCGCAACGCGGGCTTCGATGTCCACCTGCTGACCAGCACCGTCGATGATGGTGGTGTTTTCCTTGCTCAGCTGAACGCGCTTGGCGTTACCCAGGTGCTCCAGGGTGGCGCTTTCCAGGCTCAGGCCGACTTCTTCGGAAATCACGGTACCGCCGGTGAGGATGGCGATGTCCTGCAGCATGGCCTTGCGACGGTCGCCGAAGCCCGGCGCCTTGACGGCTGCGACTTTGACGATGCCACGCATGTTGTTCACGACCAGGGTCGCCAGGGCTTCGCCTTCAACGTCTTCGGCCACGATCAGCAGCGGACGGCCGGACTTGGCCACGGCTTCGAGCACCGGCAGCAGTTCGCGGATGTTGGAGATCTTCTTGTCGACCAGCAGGATCAGCGGGCCGTCGAGCTCGGCGATCATGGTGTCCGGCTTGTTGATGAAGTACGGCGACAGGTAGCCACGGTCGAACTGCATGCCTTCGACGACGGACAGTTCGTTTTCCAGGCCCGAGCCTTCTTCAACGGTGATCACGCCTTCTTTACCGACTTTTTCCATGGCTTCGGCAATGATGTCGCCGATGGAGTTGTCGGAGTTGGCGGAGATGGTGCCGACCTGGGCAATTGCCTTGGTGTCAGTGCACGGCTTGGACAGCTTCTTCAGCTCGGCGACGATGGCGATGGTGGCCTTGTCGATGCCGCGCTTGAGGTCCATCGGGTTCATGCCGGCAGCGACGGCTTTCAGGCCTTCGTTGACGATGGCCTGAGCCAGTACGGTGGCGGTGGTGGTGCCGTCACCGGCAGCGTCGTTGGCCTTGGACGCAACGTCCTTGACCAGCTGGGCGCCCATGTTCTCGAAGCGGTCTTTCAGCTCGATTTCTTTGGCAACGGACACGCCGTCCTTGGTGATCAGCGGCGCGCCGTAGCTGCGCTCGAGCACCACGTTGCGGCCTTTCGGGCCGAGGGTCGCTTTTACCGCGTCGGCCAGGACGTTAACGCCGACCAGCATTTTCTTGCGAGCGGAATCGCCGAATTTGACTTCTTTAGCAGCCATGGTGGTAGTTCCTTAAATTCTTGAGTTGTACGGGTATTCGCGGGAATCAGGCTTCGAGGACGGCGAGGATTTCGTTCTCGCTCATCACCAGCAGGTCTTCGCCGTCGACTTTGACGGTGTTGCTGCCGGAGTAAGGGCCGAATACCACTTTGTCACCGACTTTGACGGCCAGGGCACGTACTTCACCGTTGTCCAGGGCTTTGCCGGTACCGACGGCGACGATCACGCCCTGGTTCGGCTTTTCAGCAGCGGAGCCCGGCAGCACGATGCCACCAGCGGTTTTCGATTCTTCTTCGCTGCGGCGGATAACGACGCGGTCATGCAGAGGACGAAGCTTCATGGGTCGATCTCTCCCGATAAGTTGTTGTAAGCAGGCCGGTGACTGCACCGGCGGGTTAGCAAAGTCCGGCGGAGCCGGGCGCGGCACGCCTGGGCGGGCCACGGAAGTCTGTTCTGCCGAAAACGGCAGACACCTTGCGGTGCTAGCTAGATAGGGGCGATCAAGGGTATTTCAAGGGCTGGGGGTGATTTTTTTATGGCCTGCCATCTCTAGGGTCTGTTCCCGTTTCGTTCGCGAACCGCGTTGCTGCGCAAAATCGCGCCAGGCTAGGCGCGGGACGCAGGCAATGGTCATTCCCTTGGCAAGTCCCGCAACGACGCATGGCGCGATTTTGCGCGCAACCCGCAGGGACGGGCCCGTTTTTGCGCGGGACGTCGTTACTCGACGGCTCATTTGGACGACCAAACCTCGCGTCTCGCGCCTAACCCCGCGCAAAAACAGGCTCCGGCGCGGCCGTGAACGAAACGGGAACAGACCCTAGCGGCCACCCTGCGGGCCGTCGCTGCGCGACGTTAAAAATTGCTCCTGGCAATTTTTTGCACACAGCCTCAGTCGCGGCGCTGGTACTCGCCTTCGATGACGTTGGGGCGGGTTTGCCCGGAGCGGGCGGCCAGGTCGTCGGCGAAGGCACGCTGACGCAGGGCCTGCTCCGCGGCACGGCGGCGCAGGTTGCCGATCAGCAGATTGCGGGTGAAGGGAATCAGGCAGAGCAGGCCGAACACGTCGCTGATAAAGCCCGGCAGCAGCAACAGGCCGCCACCGACGGCGATCAGCAGGCCGGCGAACATCTCCTCCTCCGGCATTTCGCCACGGGCCAGCTTCTCGCGGGCACGCCAGGCGGTAGCCAGGCCGGCCACACGCAGCAGCACGCTGCCGAGGATGGCCGTGCCGATCACCAGCAGCAGAGTCGGGATGACGCCAATGGCACTACCGACCTGAATCAGCACAGCCAGTTCGATCAGCGGGAACAGCAGAAACAGAAAGAGAAAAACGCGCATCAGGGGTTCCTTGACGGAAGAACGGCTTCCGATACCGATGAAGTATGGGGTGTGGCGCTTAATTCAAGCTGACGCCTGCTCGGCGGTCGGCCAGACCTCAGCCCGAGCCAGCTGCACCAAGGCCTGGCGCACTGCGCCGGGACTGTTACAGGATGTTGGAAAGGCCAGCCAGTACAGGCTCTTGCCGATGCGCAGGTGGAAGCCTTCGCTGTCGATGCCGACCAGTTGCGCCGACTCACGGGCGGGCAATCCGGCCAGCTCGACATAATGGGCGATGGCCGCCACGTGGTCGGCATTCATGTGTTCGAGCATGCCCAGCTCCACTTCGCCGGCGAAGGGATTGGCCAGGCTGACCTGTTCCAGCCAGTGAATCGCACCGAAACCGCCGATATAGCGCCAGCGCACCGGCTGCAGGCGCCAGAAGTCGAAGTCGTGTACCTGGTGGTAATCGCGCGATTCGGGGAAATAGCGGTAGTAACGCGCGGCAGCGGCGTCTACCTGCACTGATTCTGCCAGTTTCTCGGCCTCGGCCAGCAGGGTCAGGCGCCCGACCGCCTGCACATCCTCGGCACCGCGCTCACCGACCAGCAGCGAGCATTTGCCGTCCTGCTGCAGATTATGGGTGTGCTGGGCAATGCGACTGATCAGAATTAGCGGGCAACCCAGCTCGTCCAGACAGTAAGGCACCACTGATCCGAAAGGGAAGCCCGGCATGGCCTTGGAGTGGGTCGAGAGCACGCCGCGGTATTCCTTGAGGAGCAATTCTCGGGCATGCTTACCGGCTGTCACGCTCAATTTATGACTCCTCGCTTAGAATCCGTCGAAAACAAAACGGACAGGCACCCGGCAGAACTCTTTGCAGTGCCAGCGAGGCCACCTGTAGACCTTTAGAGGGGTAGTGTTATGGAACTCAAAGACAAAGTCATCATCATCACTGGCGGCTGCCAGGGCCTCGGCCGCGCCATGGGCGAATACCTGGCCGCCAAAGGCGCCAAGCTGGCCCTGATCGACCTCAACCAGGAAAAGCT encodes:
- a CDS encoding sensor histidine kinase; its protein translation is MEFRHSLSRRIVIAFMLMTLLVGGTFAIGIVETVHQVEERLISNELGGDLERFLKMESIDDWRHHPEPGQLFYFSDGHGDFALPEELQSLAPGFHEVYREERSYHGFVQLVDGRRYVLLQDQSGFEDREQLLFAVVFGGFLISLALSGLLGWLLARKVIEPVVRLSTQVRHPDQLLDRAPSLAPDYASDEVGQLAASFDTTLGLLRRALTRERLFTSDVSHELRTPLMVLASSCELLLESPSLDARARGQVQRIARASEEMRDLVQTFLLLARSRNDEPGMTPLASLTEVADGLVEQWRPAIEAKGLTFHYQRGSGTLMHYNAPLLRSVMGNLLRNALHYTERGAIELQLGEQGFVVVDSGVGIPESEREAMFQPFVRGGQARGEGLGLGLSLVQRICESQGWSVSLSGVEPQGCRFEVSLTGAAC
- a CDS encoding response regulator transcription factor — encoded protein: MRILLVEDNRDILANMADYLGIKGYTVDCAQDGLSGLHLAASEHYDLIVLDIMLPGIDGYTLCQRLREEARRDTPVIMLTARDQLDDRLKGFKAGADDYLVKPFALSELAARIEAVLRRSLGGGKRSLQVGELSYDLDTLEVSRSGRPLKLNPVGLKLLALLMQKSPHVVRREALEEALWGDDCPDSDSLRSHVHQLRQVIDKPFDQALLHTVHGVGYRLAELADGV
- a CDS encoding co-chaperone GroES yields the protein MKLRPLHDRVVIRRSEEESKTAGGIVLPGSAAEKPNQGVIVAVGTGKALDNGEVRALAVKVGDKVVFGPYSGSNTVKVDGEDLLVMSENEILAVLEA
- a CDS encoding FxsA family protein — translated: MRVFLFLFLLFPLIELAVLIQVGSAIGVIPTLLLVIGTAILGSVLLRVAGLATAWRAREKLARGEMPEEEMFAGLLIAVGGGLLLLPGFISDVFGLLCLIPFTRNLLIGNLRRRAAEQALRQRAFADDLAARSGQTRPNVIEGEYQRRD
- a CDS encoding HugZ family protein, whose amino-acid sequence is MSVTAGKHARELLLKEYRGVLSTHSKAMPGFPFGSVVPYCLDELGCPLILISRIAQHTHNLQQDGKCSLLVGERGAEDVQAVGRLTLLAEAEKLAESVQVDAAAARYYRYFPESRDYHQVHDFDFWRLQPVRWRYIGGFGAIHWLEQVSLANPFAGEVELGMLEHMNADHVAAIAHYVELAGLPARESAQLVGIDSEGFHLRIGKSLYWLAFPTSCNSPGAVRQALVQLARAEVWPTAEQASA
- a CDS encoding multidrug efflux RND transporter permease subunit, with protein sequence MAFTDPFIRRPVLATVVSLLIILLGFQAFSKLVIRQYPQMENALITVATAYPGANAETIQGYITQPLQQSLASAEGIDYMTSSSQQNLSVISIYARIGADSDRLFTELLAKAGEVKNQLPQDAEDPVLSKEAADSTALMYVSFYSEQLSNPQITDYLSRVIQPKLATLPGMAEAEILGNQVFAMRLWLDPVKMAAYGVTAGEFSEAVRQYNFLAAAGEVKGQYVVTSINASTDLKTPEAFGAIPLKTVGDTRVLVRDVARVEMGAANYDSISSFDGTPSVYIAIKGTPSANPLDVIKHVRALLPELEAQLPPNLKVSIAYDATRFIQASIDEVVITLIEAVLIVIVVVFLFLGAFRSVLIPVITIPLSMIGVLFFMQLMGYSINLLTLLAMVLAIGLVVDDAIVVVENIHRHIEEGKTPFDAAIEGAREIAVPVVSMTITLAAVYAPIGFLEGLTGALFKEFALTLAGAVIISGIVALTLSPMMCAKLLRHEENPSGLAHKLDQIFDKLKRRYQDALHGTLNTRPVVLVFALIVMGLIPVLLKFSHSELAPEEDQGIVFLFANAPQPTNLNYLNAYTDEFVEIFKSFPEYYSSFQINGFDGVQAGIGGFLLTPWDERERTQMELLPEVQARLNAIPGLQIFGFNLPSLPGTGQGLPFQFVINTPNDYESLLQVADRVKARAMESGKFAFLNVDLAFDKPEVVVAIDREKAAQMGVSMQDLGLTLATLLGEGEINRFTIDGRSYKVIAQVERAYRDNPGWLSSYYVKSESGQMVPLGTLITVSDRARPTKLKQFQQLNSAIIEGVPIVSTGEAVDTIAQIAREEAPRGYAFDYAGASRQYVQEGSALFVTFALALAIIFLVLAAQFESFRDPLVILVTVPLSICGALLPIFLGFSSMNIYTQVGLVTLIGLISKHGILIVEFANQLRRDKGLGVREAIEEAASIRLRPVLMTTAAMVFGMVPLILATGAGAASRFDIGLVIATGMSIGTLFTLFVLPCVYTLLAKPDTRPAAAAVPSH
- a CDS encoding lipopolysaccharide kinase InaA family protein; amino-acid sequence: MLSAVFGLDKDASLFDQWWQQQGEWVEAPNRRRGGESGVQRLRHVSDELLYAKRQVDHLYRSLLHPFGRPTVLRERNALLGLSKLGVRVPHLIYCGAHYQVGEGWRGILISEALEGFADIDSWYAQGGPECLSTEQHEQLLQQIGATLARMHLGRWQHGCLYAKHVFVRVQGDALDVALLDLEKSRRRLTCKSAARHDMRQLRRHSPWSDVEWKQVLHGYQQVFGSSIKGI
- the groL gene encoding chaperonin GroEL (60 kDa chaperone family; promotes refolding of misfolded polypeptides especially under stressful conditions; forms two stacked rings of heptamers to form a barrel-shaped 14mer; ends can be capped by GroES; misfolded proteins enter the barrel where they are refolded when GroES binds), producing the protein MAAKEVKFGDSARKKMLVGVNVLADAVKATLGPKGRNVVLERSYGAPLITKDGVSVAKEIELKDRFENMGAQLVKDVASKANDAAGDGTTTATVLAQAIVNEGLKAVAAGMNPMDLKRGIDKATIAIVAELKKLSKPCTDTKAIAQVGTISANSDNSIGDIIAEAMEKVGKEGVITVEEGSGLENELSVVEGMQFDRGYLSPYFINKPDTMIAELDGPLILLVDKKISNIRELLPVLEAVAKSGRPLLIVAEDVEGEALATLVVNNMRGIVKVAAVKAPGFGDRRKAMLQDIAILTGGTVISEEVGLSLESATLEHLGNAKRVQLSKENTTIIDGAGQQVDIEARVAQIRKQVEDTTSDYDKEKLQERLAKLAGGVAVIKVGAGTEVEMKEKKARVEDALHATRAAVEEGVVPGGGVALVRALQAIDELKGDNDDQNVGIALLRRAVEAPLRQIVANAGGEPSVVVDKVKQGSGNYGFNAASDTYGDMIEMGILDPAKVTRSALQAAASIGSLMITTEAMIADIVDDKAAPAMPDMGGMGGMGGMM